The Neomonachus schauinslandi chromosome 11, ASM220157v2, whole genome shotgun sequence genome contains a region encoding:
- the CTSF gene encoding cathepsin F: protein MAPWLPLLSLLGLLLGAAPAPPRRAADAQAREAAYPELLGPARFALEMYNRGRAAGTRATLGAVRGRARRAGKGSLYSLKATLEEPPCNDPTVCQLPVSKKTLLCSFQVLDELGKHMLLRRDCGPVDTKVTDDENETLSSVLPLLNKEPLPQDFSVKMASIFKEFVTTYNRTYETKEETQWRMSVFSNNMIRAQKIQALDRGTAQYGITKFSDLTEEEFRTVYLNPLLRENRGKKMRLDKSVSSSAPPEWDWRRKGAVTKVKDQGMCGSCWAFSVTGNVEGQWFLKRGALLSLSEQELLDCDKLDKACLGGLPSNAYSAIKTLGGLETEDDYSYRGHVQTCSFSEKKARVYINDSVELSRNEEKLVAWLAKKGPISVAINAFGMQFYRHGISHPLRPLCSPWLIDHAVLLVGYGNRSGIPFWAIKNSWGTDWGEEGYYYLHRGSGACGVNTMASSAVVN from the exons ATGGCACCCTGGCTGCCGCTGCTGTCGCTGCTGGGGCTGCTCCTGGGCGccgctcccgccccgccccgccgagCAGCCGACGCTCAGGCCCGGGAGGCGGCGTACCCGGAGCTGCTGGGGCCAGCCCGCTTCGCCCTGGAGATGTACAACCGCGGCCGGGCAGCCGGGACGCGGGCGACGCTGGGGGCCGTGCGCGGTCGCGCCCGCCGG GCGGGCAAGGGGTCGCTGTACTCCCTGAAGGCGACCCTAGAGGAGCCTCCCTGCAATGACCCCACGGTGTGCCAGCTGCCTGTGTCCAAGAAAACGCTG cTCTGCAGCTTCCAAGTCCTGGATGAGCTAGGAAAACACATGCTGCTGAGACGAGACTGTGGCCCAGTGGATACCAAGGTTACAG ATGACGAAAATGAGACACTGAGTTCAGTCCTTCCACTGTTGAACAAGGAACCCCTGCCCCAG GATTTTTCTGTGAAAATGGCTTCAATCTTCAAGGAGTTCGTTACCACCTATAATCGGACATACGAGACGAAGGAGG AAACCCAGTGGCGCATGTCTGTCTTTTCCAACAACATGATTCGAGCGCAGAAGATCCAGGCACTGGACCGTGGCACAGCTCAGTATGGGATCACCAAGTTCAGTGACCTCACAG AGGAGGAGTTCCGTACCGTCTACCTGAATCCCCTCCTAAGAGAGAACCGCGGCAAGAAGATGCGCCTAGACAAGTCCGTTAGCAGCTCTGCCCCACCCGAGTGGGACTGGAGGAGAAAGGGGGCTGTCACCAAAGTCAAGGACCAG GGCATGTGTGGCTCCTGCTGGGCTTTCTCAGTCACCGGCAATGTGGAGGGCCAGTGGTTCCTGAAACGGGGggccctgctctcactctctgagCAGG AGCTCTTGGACTGTGACAAGTTGGACAaggcctgcctgggtggcttgccCTCCAATgcctactcagccataaagactCTGG GAGGGCTGGAGACAGAGGACGACTACAGCTACCGCGGCCACGTGCAGACCTGCAGTTTCTCCGAAAAGAAGGCCAGGGTCTACATCAATGACTCAGTGGAGCTGAGCCGGAATGAGGAGA AGCTGGTGGCCTGGCTGGCCAAGAAGGGCCCCATCTCTGTCGCCATCAATGCATTTGGCATGCAG ttctaCCGCCACGGGATCTCCCACCCACTGCGGCCCCTCTGCAGCCCTTGGCTCATCGACCATGCTGTGCTGCTCGTGGGCTACGGCAACC GCTCTGGCATTCCCTTCTGGGCCATCAAGAACAGCTGGGGCACTGACTGGGGCGAGGAG GGTTACTACTACTTGCATCGTGGGTCCGGGGCCTGTGGTGTGAACACCATGGCCAGCTCGGCAGTGGTGAACTGA
- the ACTN3 gene encoding alpha-actinin-3: MMMMMQPEGLGVGEGPFVGGSGGGEYMEQEEDWDRDLLLDPAWEKQQRKTFTAWCNSHLRKAGTQIENMEEDFRNGLKLMLLLEVISGERLPRPDKGKMRFHKIANVNKALDFIASKGVKLVSIGAEEIVDGNLKMTLGMIWTIILRFAIQDISVEETSAKEGLLLWCQRKTAPYRNVNVQNFHTSWKDGLALCALIHRHRPDLIDYAKLRKDDPIGNLNTAFEVSEKYLDIPRMLDAEDIVNTPKPDEKAIMTYVSCFYHAFAGAEQAETAANRICKVLAVNQENEKLMQEYEKLASELLEWIRRTIPWLENRVGEPSVSAMQRKLEDFRDYRRLHKPPRVQEKCQLEINFNTLQTKLRLSHRPAFMPSEGKLVSDIANAWRGLEQVEKGYEDWLLSEIRRLQRLQHLAEKFQQKASLHEAWTRGKEDMLSQHDYQSASLQEVRTLLRRHEAFESDLAAHQDRVEHIAALAQELNELDYHEAASVNSRCQAICDQWDNLGTLTQKRRDALERMEKLLETIDQLQLEFARRAAPFNNWLDGAVEDLQDVWLVHSVEETQSLLTAHEQFKATLPEADRERGAILGIQGEIQKICQTYGLRPSSTNPYINLTPQDITTKWDMVRKLVPSRDQTLQEELARQQLNERLRRQFAAQANAIGPWIQGKVEEVGRLATGTAGSLEEQMAGLRQQEQNIINYKSNIDRLEGDHQLLQESLVFDNKHTVYSMEHIRVGWEQLLTSIARTINEVENQVLTRDAKGLSQEQLNEFRASFNHFDRKRNGMMEPDDFRACLISMGYDLGEVEFARIMTMVDPNAAGVVTFQAFIDFMTRETAETDTAEQVVASFKILAGDKNYITPEELRRELPAEQAEYCIHRMTPYKGSGAPGGALDYVAFSSALYGESDL; the protein is encoded by the exons atgatgatgatgatgcagcCCGAGGGTCTGGGGGTCGGGGAGGGGCCCTTCGTGGGCGGCAGCGGGGGCGGCGAGTACATGGAACAGGAGGAGGACTGGGACCGCGACCTACTGCTCGACCCGGCCTGGGAGAAGCAGCAGCGGAAA ACCTTCACTGCCTGGTGCAACTCACACCTGCGCAAGGCTGGCACCCAGATTGAAAACATGGAGGAGGATTTCCGCAATGGCCTCAAGCTCATGTTGCTCTTGGAGGTCATTTCAG GAGAGAGGCTGCCCAGGCCAGACAAAGGCAAGATGCGCTTCCACAAAATCGCCAATGTCAACAAGGCCCTGGACTTCATTGCCAGCAAGGGGGTTAAGCTGGTGTCCATCGGTGCTGAAG AGATTGTCGACGGGAACCTGAAGATGACGCTGGGCATGATCTGGACCATCATCCTCCGCTTCGCCATCCAGGACATCTCTGTGGAGG AAACCTCCGCCAAGGAAGGCTTGCTTCTGTGGTGCCAGCGGAAAACAGCACCATACCGCAACGTCAACGTGCAGAACTTCCACACCAG CTGGAAGGATGGCCTGGCCCTCTGTGCTCTCATCCACCGACACCGCCCTGACCTCATCGACTATGCCAAACTGCGCAAG GATGACCCCATTGGCAACCTAAACACTGCCTTCGAGGTGTCAGAGAAATACTTGGACATCCCTAGGATGCTGGATGCAGAAG ACATCGTGAACACCCCAAAGCCTGATGAGAAGGCCATCATGACCTACGTTTCCTGCTTCTACCATGCCTTCGCCGGGGCTGAGCAG gcagagacgGCCGCCAATAGGATCTGCAAGGTGCTGGCCGTGAACCAGGAGAATGAGAAGCTGATGCAGGAGTACGAGAAGCTTGCCAGTGAG CTGCTGGAATGGATCCGCCGCACCATACCATGGCTGGAGAACCGTGTGGGCGAGCCCAGCGTGAGTGCCATGCAGCGCAAGCTGGAGGACTTTCGGGACTACCGGCGCCTGCACAAGCCGCCCCGAGTGCAGGAGAAGTGCCAGCTGGAGATCAATTTCAATACGCTGCAGACCAAGCTGCGGCTGAGCCACCGGCCCGCCTTCATGCCCTCTGAGGGCAAGCTCGTCTCG GACATCGCCAACGCATGGCGTGGGCTGGAGCAAGTGGAGAAGGGCTATGAGGACTGGCTGCTCTCGGAGATCCGGCGCCTGCAGAGGCTCCAGCACCTGGCGGAGAAATTCCAACAGAAGGCCTCCTTGCACGAAGCTTGGACCCGGG GGAAGGAGGATATGCTGAGCCAGCACGACTACCAGTCGGCCTCCCTGCAGGAGGTGCGGACGTTGCTGCGGCGCCACGAAGCCTTTGAGAGCGACCTGGCGGCGCACCAGGACCGCGTGGAGCACATCGCCGCGCTGGCCCAGGAGCTCAA TGAGCTGGACTACCATGAGGCAGCCTCAGTGAATAGCCGCTGCCAGGCCATCTGCGACCAGTGGGACAACCTGGGCACACTGACCCAGAAGAGGAGGGACGCGCTGGAG CGGATGGAGAAGCTCCTGGAGACCATCGACCAGCTGCAGCTGGAGTTTGCCCGGCGGGCAGCACCCTTCAACAACTGGCTGGATGGGGCCGTGGAGGACCTGCAAGACGTGTGGCTGGTGCACTCGGTGGAGGAGACCCAG AGCCTGCTGACTGCACATGAGCAATTCAAGGCTACATTGCCAGAGGCTGACCGAGAGCGAGGAGCCATCCTGGGTATCCAGGGTGAGATCCAGAAGATCTGCCAAACATACGGACTGCGGCCCAGCTCCACCAATCCCTACATCAACCTCACACCACAGGACATCACCACCAAGTGGGACATG GTCCGAAAGCTGGTGCCCAGCCGTGACCAGACACTGCAGGAAGAACTTGCCCGGCAGCAGCTCAACGAGAGGCTCCGGCGACAGTTTGCGGCTCAAGCCAATGCCATTGGGCCCTGGATCCAGGGGAAGGTGGAG GAGGTGGGCCGCCTAGCCACAGGGACGGCCGGCTCTCTGGAAGAACAGATGGCTGGGCTGCGGCAACAGGAGCAGAACATCATCAACTATAAGAGCAACATTGACCGGCTGGAGGGTGACCACCAGCTGCTGCAGGAGAGCCTGGTGTTCGACAACAAGCACACAGTCTACAGCATGGAG CACATCCGCGTAGGCTGGGAGCAGCTGCTCACCTCCATTGCCCGCACTATCAATGAGGTGGAGAACCAGGTACTGACCCGAGATGCCAAGGGCCTGAGCCAGGAGCAGCTCAACGAGTTCCGGGCATCCTTCAACCACTTTGACCGG AAGCGGAACGGGATGATGGAGCCTGACGACTTCCGGGCTTGCCTCATCTCCATGGGCTATGACCTG GGAGAGGTGGAGTTTGCTCGCATTATGACCATGGTGGACCCCAACGCAGCCGGCGTCGTGACCTTCCAGGCCTTCATCGATTTCATGACCCGAGAGACAGCTGAGACCGACACAGCTGAGCAAGTTGTGGCCTCCTTCAAGATCCTGGCAGGAGATAAG AACTACATCACTCCCGAAGAGCTGCGGCGggaactccccgctgagcaggccgAGTACTGCATCCATCGTATGACACCCTACAAGGGCTCCGGGGCTCCAGGTGGAGCCCTGGACTATGTGGCCTTCTCCAGTGCCCTCTACGGGGAGAGTGACCTCTGA